In Leptodesmis sichuanensis A121, the following are encoded in one genomic region:
- a CDS encoding photosystem II high light acclimation radical SAM protein codes for MESRILYVRLPCNPIFPIGVVYLADHVHKLFPQVQQRIFDLGTVPPIDYATALDACIDEFQPTLLVFSWRDIQIYAPVGGRGGNPLQYTFEFFYSRNPLVKLKGALGLLRIAGGYYGELWQNLGLIKRGTRRAQRYNPAAKVVVGGGAVSVFYEQLGKSLPKGAIVSVGEGETLLEKLVRGESLQNERCYVVGETQPRDRLIHEAPAPIEKTACNYDYIQSIWNEFEYYLQAEDFYVGVQTKRGCPHNCCYCIYTVIEGKQVRVNPADEVVAEMRQLYDRGIRNFWFTDAQLIPARKYIDDVVELLQKVLQVGMQDIHWAAYIRADNLTPELCDLMVKTGMNYFEIGITSGSQELVRKMRMGYNLRTVLQNCRDLKAAGFNDLVSVNYSFNVIDETLDTIRQTIAYHRELENIFGADKVEPAIFFIGLQPHTHLEEFAFQNEVLRPGYDPMNIKPWTVRKLLWNPEPLGSFFGEVCLQAWKRNPNDFGREVMNILEERLGRAPLEEALSAPIVEPPTKPLVLSA; via the coding sequence ATGGAAAGCCGGATTCTCTACGTTCGCCTCCCGTGCAACCCGATTTTTCCGATCGGGGTTGTCTACCTGGCCGACCATGTTCACAAACTGTTTCCCCAGGTGCAGCAACGAATTTTTGACCTGGGAACGGTGCCGCCAATTGACTATGCAACCGCCCTGGATGCCTGTATTGATGAATTCCAGCCGACTTTGCTGGTGTTTTCCTGGCGGGATATTCAGATCTATGCTCCGGTCGGGGGACGGGGCGGCAATCCCCTGCAGTACACCTTTGAATTCTTCTATTCCCGCAATCCTCTGGTGAAGTTAAAAGGGGCGCTGGGACTGCTGCGGATTGCCGGAGGTTACTACGGAGAATTGTGGCAAAACCTGGGTCTGATTAAGCGAGGCACCCGTCGCGCTCAACGCTACAACCCTGCGGCCAAAGTGGTCGTCGGTGGCGGAGCCGTCAGCGTCTTCTATGAGCAGTTAGGAAAGAGCCTGCCCAAAGGGGCGATCGTTTCAGTGGGCGAAGGGGAAACCTTGCTGGAAAAATTGGTGCGTGGTGAGAGTCTCCAGAATGAGCGCTGTTATGTGGTGGGTGAAACGCAACCCCGCGATCGCCTGATCCACGAAGCTCCTGCCCCGATTGAAAAAACAGCCTGCAACTATGACTATATCCAGAGCATTTGGAATGAGTTTGAGTACTACCTGCAAGCTGAGGATTTCTATGTGGGCGTGCAGACAAAGCGGGGCTGTCCTCACAACTGCTGTTACTGTATCTACACCGTGATCGAAGGCAAGCAGGTGAGAGTGAATCCTGCCGATGAAGTGGTGGCAGAAATGCGCCAGTTGTACGATCGCGGCATTCGCAACTTCTGGTTTACGGATGCCCAACTGATTCCCGCCCGGAAATATATTGATGACGTGGTGGAACTGCTGCAAAAGGTACTCCAGGTTGGAATGCAGGACATCCACTGGGCGGCTTATATTCGAGCCGATAATTTAACGCCGGAATTGTGCGACCTGATGGTCAAAACGGGCATGAATTACTTTGAGATTGGGATTACCAGTGGCTCTCAGGAACTGGTGCGGAAGATGCGGATGGGCTACAACCTGCGTACTGTTCTACAAAATTGTCGAGATCTGAAAGCAGCGGGATTTAACGATCTGGTATCGGTCAACTACTCGTTTAATGTGATCGACGAAACCCTCGATACCATCCGGCAAACGATCGCCTATCACCGCGAATTAGAAAACATTTTTGGAGCCGATAAAGTAGAACCTGCCATTTTCTTCATCGGGTTGCAACCCCACACCCATCTGGAAGAATTTGCCTTTCAAAATGAGGTGTTGCGTCCCGGTTATGACCCGATGAATATCAAGCCCTGGACGGTTCGCAAACTGCTGTGGAATCCGGAGCCACTGGGTTCCTTCTTTGGCGAGGTCTGCCTGCAAGCCTGGAAACGCAACCCGAATGACTTTGGCCGGGAAGTGATGAATATCCTGGAAGAACGATTGGGACGCGCTCCCCTGGAAGAAGCATTATCGGCCCCGATCGTCGAACCACCCACAAAACCCCTCGTCCTCTCTGCCTGA
- a CDS encoding DUF1830 domain-containing protein gives MAQIFDPVPTTSAHPIVCCYVNATSRIQVARITNIPNWYFERVVFPGQRLLFEAPSEALLEIHCGMMASAILADTIPCDRLQVEDAVISSFNPEHEQRMEELNEGLEPVKLATNPVGVSS, from the coding sequence ATGGCTCAGATTTTTGATCCCGTACCTACCACCAGTGCCCATCCCATTGTGTGCTGTTATGTCAATGCCACCAGTCGCATCCAGGTGGCCCGCATTACCAATATCCCCAATTGGTACTTTGAACGGGTCGTGTTTCCTGGACAACGGCTGCTGTTTGAAGCCCCTTCGGAAGCGTTGTTAGAGATTCATTGCGGCATGATGGCCAGTGCCATTCTGGCGGACACGATTCCCTGCGATCGCCTGCAGGTTGAGGATGCGGTGATCTCATCCTTTAATCCTGAACATGAACAACGCATGGAGGAATTGAACGAAGGACTGGAACCAGTCAAGTTAGCCACTAATCCGGTTGGGGTTAGCAGTTGA
- the leuD gene encoding 3-isopropylmalate dehydratase small subunit, translated as MVSEVKVVAGRGIPLPGNDIDTDRIIPARFLRCVTFDGLGEQVFADDRAHLQGQHPFDQPQYQGAEILVVNNNFGCGSSREHAPQAIAKWGIRAIVGESFAEIFFGNCLAMGIPCVTADATTIKTLQEKLTADPQTPVTVNLETMQVQCGDWTAAIALKEGPRSMLLAGTWDACGQLVAHAEQIRAKAATLPYVQWSQK; from the coding sequence ATGGTGAGTGAAGTTAAAGTCGTTGCCGGACGGGGAATTCCGTTGCCAGGAAATGATATCGATACCGATCGCATTATTCCAGCCCGCTTTCTGCGCTGCGTCACCTTTGATGGATTAGGGGAGCAGGTATTTGCCGACGATCGCGCCCACTTACAGGGCCAGCATCCTTTCGATCAGCCGCAATATCAGGGAGCCGAGATTTTAGTTGTAAATAATAACTTTGGCTGTGGCTCCTCGCGGGAACATGCTCCCCAGGCGATCGCCAAGTGGGGCATCCGGGCGATCGTCGGCGAAAGTTTTGCTGAAATTTTCTTTGGGAACTGTCTGGCGATGGGCATTCCTTGTGTTACAGCAGATGCGACGACTATCAAAACTCTGCAGGAAAAACTCACGGCAGACCCTCAAACCCCGGTGACTGTCAATCTGGAGACGATGCAAGTCCAGTGCGGCGATTGGACGGCAGCGATCGCCCTGAAAGAAGGCCCACGCTCGATGCTGCTGGCCGGCACCTGGGATGCCTGTGGTCAGTTAGTAGCGCACGCGGAACAAATTCGAGCAAAAGCCGCAACGTTGCCGTATGTGCAGTGGAGTCAAAAGTAG
- a CDS encoding polysaccharide deacetylase family protein: protein MTYSVTYHQPSLLDLARQGNFRAIAYWINSILGPKGVYIQTESTRSGTLKIMVNFQRSSDRETCMKARHHLVRHICYRLWTLNSAEIRDVRIMARVAGQKDILWRQSVRITAPAHEHPKAAPARPSHAARPGRAARPRQVSHPRSAGQESFQLLRSFLFNRIALAGFLLCYWMFYLEATGHQTAEQPSVAATSPKDPEKSPSSAASPQQSATPVAHETQLPQNLSFTVPPQFQGQVVYQATPPAGAEKVIALTFDDGPWQGTTEQILDILKQNNIKATFYFVGQAIQENPEIAKKVAVAGHAIGNHTWRHLMDDMDEPTAVQELSNTAKLIYQATGARTHLMRPPGGNLGGELVNYAKKKGYLVTMWSADTSDYYVSTPLIIDNALRDAKPGGIVLMHDGGGDRTATVEALPQIISSLRRQGYKFVTVPELMQMQAKWGPIQPLDGTDTPMVTDTSVPSLPSNPSLPPTPTVPNSPPTPALSPQSEQTYQDPQTH, encoded by the coding sequence ATGACCTATTCAGTGACTTATCATCAGCCATCCCTTCTAGATCTGGCACGGCAGGGGAATTTTCGGGCGATCGCGTATTGGATTAACAGCATCCTGGGACCAAAAGGCGTTTATATCCAAACGGAATCAACCCGCTCCGGAACGTTAAAAATCATGGTGAATTTCCAGCGTTCCAGCGATCGGGAAACGTGCATGAAAGCCCGCCATCATCTGGTGCGGCATATTTGTTATCGCCTATGGACGCTGAATTCAGCAGAAATTCGGGATGTGCGGATCATGGCACGGGTTGCAGGTCAAAAAGATATTCTGTGGCGGCAATCGGTTCGGATTACCGCTCCGGCCCATGAACATCCCAAAGCGGCTCCGGCTCGTCCCAGTCACGCTGCCCGTCCTGGTCGTGCCGCTCGTCCGCGGCAGGTATCCCATCCCAGAAGCGCAGGGCAGGAGAGCTTCCAACTGCTGCGATCGTTTCTGTTTAACCGGATTGCGCTGGCGGGATTTTTGCTCTGTTATTGGATGTTCTATCTGGAAGCAACGGGGCATCAGACAGCCGAGCAGCCCAGTGTTGCCGCAACATCACCCAAGGACCCAGAGAAATCACCCAGTTCAGCCGCTTCTCCTCAGCAAAGCGCTACCCCAGTTGCCCACGAAACCCAACTGCCTCAGAATCTGAGTTTTACTGTGCCACCTCAGTTCCAGGGTCAGGTGGTGTATCAGGCTACCCCGCCAGCCGGAGCCGAAAAAGTGATTGCCTTAACCTTTGATGATGGCCCCTGGCAAGGTACTACTGAGCAAATCCTGGACATCCTCAAGCAAAACAACATTAAAGCAACCTTCTATTTTGTGGGACAGGCGATTCAGGAAAATCCAGAAATTGCCAAAAAGGTAGCGGTAGCGGGTCATGCGATCGGCAATCACACCTGGCGGCACTTAATGGATGACATGGATGAACCAACCGCCGTACAAGAACTGAGCAATACTGCCAAGCTGATTTACCAGGCAACTGGCGCTAGAACTCATTTAATGCGGCCACCGGGGGGAAATCTGGGCGGTGAGTTGGTGAATTACGCCAAGAAGAAGGGCTACCTAGTGACAATGTGGTCTGCAGATACAAGTGACTATTATGTTTCAACACCGTTGATTATTGATAATGCCCTGCGCGATGCCAAGCCTGGTGGGATCGTGTTAATGCATGATGGTGGGGGCGATCGTACGGCAACCGTGGAAGCACTTCCCCAAATCATCTCCAGCCTGCGTCGTCAGGGGTACAAGTTTGTGACGGTTCCTGAACTGATGCAAATGCAGGCCAAGTGGGGGCCAATTCAACCCCTGGATGGCACAGATACTCCAATGGTTACAGATACATCTGTCCCATCACTACCATCAAACCCATCCTTACCACCTACTCCCACTGTTCCCAACAGTCCTCCTACCCCGGCCCTCAGTCCTCAATCAGAGCAAACCTATCAGGATCCCCAAACGCACTAG
- a CDS encoding cobyrinic acid a,c-diamide synthase → MTLSENLLFKLPPKAREWAESLPWAERRYVLSLCHLMVAASPEMRAKFLDDYTADGLVCKVLEDRDTRQKVNSYLKKFRLTTNLNTSSLRQYIRQFYIHSAQDMRIQPDLYLESALRLVMSTEERNHVFYYILGFELIKMMFRMSWYQHERLYRLQRSQDEFIQTYIKPIQHAHRINQIIVPKDEHLFFARRDYFVKQPVMSEKKLVELAMATFTTEVTTNFGFSIIRHPHALVFDYHYIFEAEPDQMSLP, encoded by the coding sequence TTGACTCTTTCTGAGAACCTGCTGTTCAAGTTGCCCCCCAAGGCCAGAGAGTGGGCAGAGAGTTTGCCCTGGGCCGAGCGTCGGTATGTGTTGTCGTTATGTCATCTGATGGTCGCGGCTTCACCTGAAATGCGAGCCAAGTTTTTAGATGACTATACAGCGGATGGTCTGGTGTGTAAGGTGTTGGAAGACCGGGACACGCGACAAAAAGTGAATTCTTATCTCAAAAAATTTAGATTGACTACCAATCTCAACACCAGTTCCCTCAGGCAATACATTCGCCAATTCTATATTCACTCTGCCCAGGATATGCGCATCCAGCCCGACCTTTACCTGGAATCTGCGTTGCGCCTGGTGATGAGTACGGAAGAGCGGAATCATGTTTTCTATTACATTCTGGGCTTTGAGCTGATCAAAATGATGTTCCGCATGAGTTGGTATCAGCATGAACGGCTTTACCGTTTACAACGCAGTCAGGATGAATTTATCCAAACTTATATCAAACCCATCCAGCACGCTCACCGGATTAATCAGATTATTGTTCCGAAGGATGAACACTTGTTTTTCGCTCGTCGGGATTATTTTGTCAAGCAACCTGTGATGAGTGAGAAAAAGCTGGTAGAACTGGCCATGGCTACCTTCACCACTGAAGTGACAACCAATTTTGGCTTTTCGATCATTCGCCATCCTCATGCTTTAGTGTTTGATTATCACTATATTTTTGAAGCTGAACCCGATCAGATGTCCCTGCCATGA